The Penicillium digitatum chromosome 6, complete sequence genome contains the following window.
GAtcatattttttttaatagtCTTCAGTCCAGCAGAATGTGATCCTTGATTTTAATACCTGAAAATACTCAATTTTGCTATAATTTATCTAACCCGCGCTGACCCCCCCCTGTCAATCTTGAATTGTGTCACTCTAGTTGGCCACATCAGGCCGATGTCCCGCAAAGAATGGACTTGGCTGCACAAACTACGAGGCGCAGATCCAGCTTCCGTGGGTCAATACGATCAGAAGACTGGCCCGAGGAAGTCAATGCTTCACTTTCTCCGCATCACGAGCGGAAGTATATCAACGGAGACAGACGAAATACTGGGGTCAAAGTCTTGAGTTCGTGATTCCAATGAAGCGTCAGAAACTGAGTGACTAACGGTTACTGTGTTCTAGGCGATGGTCGGCTAGATATAAAGATCAACGAGCATATTCCACAACTGGCAGGGCTATTGAATCGTATCCAAACGACAACTCCGCCACCAGACCTAGAGGAGTTAGAGGGCGAACCGACTCCAGAACCAATACCAAAAGACGGGGGGAAAGACTTCCCGCTGAAAATGAACATCGTTATTCAAGTTATCGGATCCCGGGGCGACATCCAACCGTTCCTTGCGCTGGGCAAAGAGTTGAAAGCACATGGACACCGCGTACGGCTAGCAACCCACCTCATTTTCCGGGACTTTGTGCTTGACGGCGGCTTGGAGTTCTTTAATATCGGTGGAGACCCTGAGGAATTGATGGCATTCATGGTCCAAAATCCATCCCTCCTTCCCGCATTCAGGACGATTCGCAGCGGCGCCATCCAAAAACGCAGGCGCGAAATGAAGGAAATCATAAATGGATGTTGGAAGTCATGTATTGAAACAGGCGACGGTACAGATTTGCATCAAATTAAGGAGGATCTCTGGAGTGACACGGTGGACTATCGTCGAAGGCCGTTTGTTGCTGATGCAATAATTGCTAACCCGCCCAGCTTGGGCCATATCCATTGCGCACAGCGGTTGGGGATTCCACTTCACCTAATGTTCACGTGAGTACTTCTAAGATAAGAAAGTGAGAGGCTTGTCAACTAAAAATTCATAGAATGCCCTGGTCGGCTACCCAGTCATTTCCGCATCCTTTAGCCGTTCTCCACCAGCAGGATTGCAAGCCAACAATTGCAAACCTCGTGTCTTACACCGTGGTGGATATGATGATTTGGGAGGGACTGGGAGATCTTGTCAACTCGTGGCGGAAGAAGTGTCTCACACTCGATCCATTGGACTCAATCACTGCGCCGAATTTGCCCGCACGCCTCGGCGTTCCGTTCTCATATCTGTGGTATGTGATGACCCGAGGTCAGCAGATTTTGACCATTCACTGATTGTAACTTACTTCAGGTCGCCGGCATTGTTGCCAAAGCCACGCGATTGGGCCGAGAACATCGACATTTGCGGGTTTAGTGTGCTACCCGCAAAGTCCGACTACAAACCCCCAAAAGAGATAGATGACTTCCTCAAAGCAGGGCCCACTCCAATTTACGTTGGATTCGGCTCTATTGTGGTAGAAAATCAAGTCAAACTAACTCAAATCGTGTTCGAAGCAATTAAGAACGCCGGCCAGCGTGCAATCATTTCAAAAGGCTGGGGAAACCTTGGAGTCGACAAAGTCGATGTGCCAGATAACATCCTCATCGTCGGCAGCGTACCACATGACTGGTTATTCCAGCACGTATCATGCGTGATTCACCATGGCGGTGCGGGCACCACTGCTGCAGGGCTTTCCCTTGGACGTCCAACCATTattgttcctttttttggagaTCAACAGTTTTGGGGAGGAATCGTTGCTGTGGCTGGTGCTGGGCCGGTGCCTGTACCTCACAAGCAACTCACAGTTGAGAAGTTGACCGACGCAATTCGGACAGCGCTGAAATCATCAACTCAAGAGAAGGCACAAGAAATTGCAGATAAGATGAGGAAAGAATCCGGTGTGAAGGATGGGGTGCGCAGCTTTCATCGGCATCTCAAGTTGAAGACTTTACAATGCGCAATATGTCCCGATCGTCCTGCTGTGTGGCACATTAAGCAAACTTCCATTGGACTCAGTGCTTTTGCTGCATCAGTACTGGTTGAGATGGGGGCTATCAAACCAGAAGATGTCGCTTTGTATGTTGGCTTTCGACATGATATTTCCAGACTACTAACCAAGTGACCAGAAACCGAGCTTCAGAATATGACACGTACCGGAATCCCACGGGCCCTTTTAGCGCAGGAGCTCAAGTGCTAGTTGGAGCCATTGCGAACTTTGTGACCGGGATCGGCGAGGTCCCTTACGACATAGTTTCGGATTTTGTTACCGCTGGTCGTGCGATAGGTCAAAGTCGTCCACTTAGTAGTCCCTCATCAAGATTTACTTCGAGGAAAACCCGCAGAAGTCAGGATACAACCCTGGATAGTGATGAGGAGCAGTATCGTGAGCCTGCCGAGTATCATGGACCTTCTGAATGCCATGGACTTGGCCGTCCAACTCATGATGACAACGACGGCATAAGCCTTGACACGAACGATGACGAAAACGACAACGTGAGGCACAATAAAATGAACCACAACTTACCAGCTAGTGCTGCTGGTCAGAGACAAGGCGTACCCGTTGACGAGAACCAGCTTTTGAGCTATATGAAGTCACCCAAGGGCCATGGTACTATGTACGAAATTCGAACCCACAGCAGTCGGATGTCGAAGAAGTTCTTGAAAAATATACTCTGGCTCCCAACGGACGTAACTCTCAGCTTCTCCAAAGGGTTCCATAATGCGCCGATGTTTTACCATGACCAAATGGTCAAAGAAACGCCAAAGGTCACCGGCTTCCGGAGTGGACTCG
Protein-coding sequences here:
- a CDS encoding UDP-glucose,sterol transferase, putative, coding for MDLAAQTTRRRSSFRGSIRSEDWPEEVNASLSPHHERKYINGDRRNTGVKVLSDGRLDIKINEHIPQLAGLLNRIQTTTPPPDLEELEGEPTPEPIPKDGGKDFPLKMNIVIQVIGSRGDIQPFLALGKELKAHGHRVRLATHLIFRDFVLDGGLEFFNIGGDPEELMAFMVQNPSLLPAFRTIRSGAIQKRRREMKEIINGCWKSCIETGDGTDLHQIKEDLWSDTVDYRRRPFVADAIIANPPSLGHIHCAQRLGIPLHLMFTMPWSATQSFPHPLAVLHQQDCKPTIANLVSYTVVDMMIWEGLGDLVNSWRKKCLTLDPLDSITAPNLPARLGVPFSYLWSPALLPKPRDWAENIDICGFSVLPAKSDYKPPKEIDDFLKAGPTPIYVGFGSIVVENQVKLTQIVFEAIKNAGQRAIISKGWGNLGVDKVDVPDNILIVGSVPHDWLFQHVSCVIHHGGAGTTAAGLSLGRPTIIVPFFGDQQFWGGIVAVAGAGPVPVPHKQLTVEKLTDAIRTALKSSTQEKAQEIADKMRKESGVKDGVRSFHRHLKLKTLQCAICPDRPAVWHIKQTSIGLSAFAASVLVEMGAIKPEDVALNRASEYDTYRNPTGPFSAGAQVLVGAIANFVTGIGEVPYDIVSDFVTAGRAIGQSRPLSSPSSRFTSRKTRRSQDTTLDSDEEQYREPAEYHGPSECHGLGRPTHDDNDGISLDTNDDENDNVRHNKMNHNLPASAAGQRQGVPVDENQLLSYMKSPKGHGTMYEIRTHSSRMSKKFLKNILWLPTDVTLSFSKGFHNAPMFYHDQMVKETPKVTGFRSGLAAAETELRDGFYYGITGLVTQPQYGAKHHGTKGMVKGIGKGIGGVILKPPAGICGLFGYPLVGLRLKLQKSLGRSQQLSIMASRIAQGIEDMRASTADERAEVARKWHLLEEELRASS